A section of the Chryseobacterium scophthalmum genome encodes:
- a CDS encoding sensor histidine kinase codes for MKNHLITICIFLSIYVQSQQLIPLNEKSYSDSLKTVVNSKIDNNAKANSYFLLSNFYRNTDSLLSKNYLEKGKALSAKTPLNTAKYHYYEGWHFLESNKEKAAVSFQKAIQEFSKIKTKEVDFYIASSWYNYGVTQKNKEGYPFLVKILVEKSIPQIEKYKNHKTLGQFYSQLGIILTYNAEFAKAFEYNTKAIKILEKNAPHSPELFFAYLNTASNFCYQAKGDEAKKYLDKAEKLIQPYPESNSNASFYYGKTLYFITKQKNEEALPMIEKGLIYAKRSNQNLLTQMFYLNKYDILRKQNKLNEAKNVLENILSEKTLIIDANNRKAFYNQLSSLNEQMGNLKEALIWEKKYSKLNDSLNFENVKLELNTLETKFRTAEKQKEIANLNTEKAQKELEINKKNQYLWLLVFASLFLIILIISIYFYTKKLAKEKEINHSQKLKEIAQQEELKITKAILEGEEKERERVGKDLHDGLGGMLAGVKINFSAWASQNLELEKKQNFNGILNQLDHSVSELRNIARNLMPESLLKFGLETALKDLSEFYTRKDLHIDFQPIDINTNLPLAVQINIFRIVQEILANAVKHSEAENILLQCSQSEEVFLITIEDDGKGFSQDSSPTKSMGLHNLKTRVDYLKGKMEINSDDEGTAINIELNTHAIS; via the coding sequence ATGAAGAATCACCTCATCACCATTTGTATATTTTTATCTATTTATGTACAATCGCAGCAACTCATTCCGCTGAATGAGAAAAGCTATTCAGACAGTCTGAAAACTGTTGTAAACAGCAAGATTGACAACAACGCCAAAGCGAATTCATATTTCTTATTATCAAACTTTTACAGAAATACAGATTCTCTTTTAAGTAAAAACTATTTAGAAAAAGGGAAAGCTTTAAGTGCGAAAACACCTTTAAATACAGCAAAATATCATTATTATGAAGGTTGGCATTTTTTAGAAAGCAACAAAGAAAAAGCAGCAGTCTCATTTCAAAAAGCCATACAGGAATTTTCTAAAATTAAAACTAAAGAAGTCGATTTCTACATCGCTTCATCTTGGTATAACTATGGAGTTACCCAGAAAAACAAAGAAGGTTACCCTTTTTTGGTGAAAATTCTGGTTGAAAAAAGCATTCCGCAGATTGAAAAATACAAGAATCATAAGACTTTAGGGCAATTCTATTCTCAACTAGGCATCATTCTTACGTACAACGCCGAGTTTGCAAAAGCTTTTGAATACAATACAAAAGCCATCAAAATATTAGAAAAAAATGCACCTCATTCTCCGGAATTGTTTTTTGCTTACCTCAACACTGCAAGTAATTTCTGTTATCAGGCAAAAGGTGATGAGGCTAAAAAATATTTAGACAAAGCCGAAAAACTTATTCAGCCTTACCCGGAATCGAATTCAAACGCTTCTTTCTATTATGGAAAAACGCTTTACTTTATTACTAAACAGAAAAATGAAGAAGCGCTTCCAATGATTGAAAAAGGTTTGATTTATGCTAAAAGATCTAACCAAAACCTGTTAACGCAGATGTTTTACCTGAATAAATATGATATTTTAAGAAAACAGAATAAACTAAATGAAGCGAAAAATGTTCTGGAAAATATTTTATCCGAAAAGACACTCATCATTGATGCCAACAACAGAAAAGCTTTCTACAACCAGCTTTCAAGCCTTAATGAGCAAATGGGCAATCTGAAAGAAGCTTTGATCTGGGAAAAGAAATATTCAAAATTAAATGACAGCTTAAATTTTGAAAATGTAAAGCTGGAACTCAATACACTGGAAACAAAATTCAGAACTGCAGAAAAGCAAAAAGAAATTGCCAATCTCAACACTGAAAAAGCACAAAAAGAACTGGAGATCAACAAGAAAAATCAGTATTTATGGTTATTGGTTTTTGCATCATTATTCCTTATTATTTTAATTATTTCCATTTATTTTTACACTAAAAAATTAGCCAAAGAAAAAGAAATCAACCATTCTCAGAAGTTGAAAGAAATCGCTCAACAGGAAGAATTAAAAATAACAAAAGCGATTCTGGAAGGTGAGGAAAAAGAAAGAGAAAGAGTGGGAAAAGACCTTCACGATGGCCTTGGAGGAATGCTTGCCGGAGTAAAAATTAATTTTTCAGCTTGGGCTTCACAAAATTTAGAACTAGAAAAAAAACAAAACTTCAACGGAATTTTAAATCAACTGGATCATTCGGTGTCCGAGCTTAGAAATATTGCAAGAAATCTGATGCCCGAATCTCTTTTAAAATTTGGTTTAGAAACTGCTTTAAAAGATTTGTCTGAATTTTACACCAGAAAAGATTTGCATATTGACTTTCAGCCTATTGATATTAACACCAATCTTCCTTTAGCGGTTCAGATTAATATTTTCAGAATTGTACAGGAAATTCTGGCTAATGCAGTGAAACATTCTGAAGCAGAAAATATATTGCTACAATGCTCTCAATCGGAGGAAGTATTTTTAATTACAATTGAAGATGATGGCAAAGGTTTTTCACAAGATTCTTCACCAACTAAAAGTATGGGACTTCATAATCTCAAAACCCGCGTGGATTATTTAAAAGGCAAAATGGAGATCAATTCCGATGATGAAGGAACTGCAATTAATATAGAACTCAATACGCATGCAATCTCATAA
- the tyrS gene encoding tyrosine--tRNA ligase, protein MNSFIEELKWRGLFADMMPGTDEQLNKEMTTAYIGFDPTADSLHIGSLIQIKILAHFQQHGHKPIALVGGATGMIGDPSGKSAERNLLDEATLLHYVDCLQNQLSRFLNFDGNETNKAELVNNYDWMKKISFLDFAKNVGKNITVNYMMAKDSVKKRLSGEAGVDGMSFTEFTYQLIQGYDFLHLYQNNNVKLQMGGSDQWGNITTGTELIRRKAQGEAFALTVPLITKADGSKFGKSESGENYWLDKKKTSPYKFYQFWLNATDDDAERFIKFYTFLGKDEIEALVEEHKTAPHERKLQKKLAEEVTVWVHGREEYERALKASEILFGKSTAEDLVSLDEEIFLEIFDGVPQKEVAKADVLGINIVDLLSERSGFLKSKSEATRELKGNSISVNKEKINDVYTANENDLIDGKFLLLQKGKKSYFIVKVI, encoded by the coding sequence ATGAACTCTTTTATTGAAGAACTGAAATGGCGCGGTCTTTTTGCCGATATGATGCCCGGAACAGATGAACAACTGAATAAGGAAATGACAACTGCCTATATCGGTTTTGATCCTACCGCAGATTCTTTACATATCGGAAGTCTTATTCAGATCAAAATTTTGGCTCATTTTCAGCAGCATGGTCATAAACCTATCGCTTTGGTAGGTGGCGCAACAGGAATGATCGGTGATCCTTCAGGAAAATCTGCAGAGAGAAATCTTTTGGATGAAGCAACTCTTTTACACTATGTTGACTGTTTGCAAAACCAACTTTCAAGATTTTTAAATTTTGATGGAAATGAAACTAACAAAGCCGAATTGGTCAACAATTACGACTGGATGAAAAAAATTTCTTTCCTTGATTTTGCTAAAAATGTTGGAAAAAATATTACGGTCAACTACATGATGGCAAAAGATTCTGTAAAGAAAAGACTTTCAGGAGAAGCTGGTGTTGACGGAATGAGTTTTACAGAGTTTACTTATCAATTGATTCAAGGATATGATTTCCTTCATTTATATCAGAATAATAATGTGAAACTTCAGATGGGAGGTTCTGACCAGTGGGGAAATATCACAACAGGTACAGAATTGATCCGTAGAAAAGCACAGGGAGAAGCATTTGCTTTAACAGTTCCTTTGATCACAAAAGCTGACGGTTCTAAATTTGGAAAATCTGAAAGTGGAGAAAATTATTGGTTAGATAAAAAGAAAACTTCCCCTTATAAATTCTACCAGTTTTGGTTGAATGCAACCGATGATGATGCTGAAAGATTCATTAAATTCTATACCTTTTTAGGAAAAGACGAAATTGAAGCTTTAGTTGAAGAGCACAAAACAGCTCCTCACGAAAGAAAACTTCAGAAAAAACTGGCTGAAGAAGTTACGGTTTGGGTTCACGGAAGAGAAGAATATGAAAGAGCTTTGAAAGCATCAGAAATTCTGTTTGGAAAATCTACTGCAGAAGATCTGGTAAGTCTTGATGAAGAAATTTTCTTAGAAATATTTGACGGAGTTCCTCAGAAAGAAGTGGCTAAAGCGGATGTTTTAGGAATTAATATTGTTGATCTGCTTTCTGAAAGATCAGGTTTCCTTAAATCTAAAAGTGAAGCAACAAGAGAATTGAAAGGAAATTCAATTTCTGTAAACAAAGAAAAAATCAATGACGTTTATACGGCAAACGAAAATGATTTGATTGACGGTAAATTCTTATTATTACAAAAAGGAAAGAAAAGTTACTTTATTGTAAAAGTGATTTAA